A genome region from Sphingobacteriaceae bacterium GW460-11-11-14-LB5 includes the following:
- a CDS encoding guanylate cyclase, with protein sequence MNRQTQQKLQQLFIIILAWMMTGVVIAVFEDLVLHTRNSLGPVPGYTLVSSILLNAVIGLFGALLGGSLLVFFVNVKYNDKPYGYTLLIVAGSFLCVILIVNELLSLYELGDSKRFLKNGLVWAIVVSITQLLLQINSKFGQGIFWDIIRGKYNTPKEESRIFMFLDLNSSTSIAESLGDKKYHELLKDIFIDITNPILENRGEIYQYVGDEVVIAWRYDEGLRNNKCINCFFDIKAHLLLLRNKYHEKYGLLPAFKAGIHCGKVIAGEVGIIKRDITYSGDVLNTTSRIQNMCKEFNQEMLVSIALAEELQLTDHYTTQLLGAIKLRGKEKEMQLVAVQPV encoded by the coding sequence ATCAATCGCCAGACACAGCAGAAACTTCAACAATTATTCATCATTATCCTGGCCTGGATGATGACTGGGGTTGTAATTGCGGTTTTTGAAGATCTTGTGCTGCATACCCGAAATTCTTTAGGACCCGTTCCAGGTTATACCTTAGTTTCTTCTATTTTACTCAATGCAGTTATTGGCCTTTTTGGCGCGCTGTTAGGAGGGAGTTTGCTTGTGTTTTTTGTAAATGTAAAATATAACGATAAGCCTTACGGTTATACCCTTCTTATTGTAGCCGGATCATTTTTATGCGTGATTTTGATTGTAAACGAGTTACTGAGCCTCTATGAATTGGGCGATTCGAAAAGATTTTTGAAAAACGGATTGGTGTGGGCCATTGTGGTTTCCATTACGCAGTTGCTGCTTCAGATAAACAGTAAATTTGGACAAGGGATTTTCTGGGATATCATCAGGGGAAAGTACAATACACCTAAGGAAGAATCACGGATTTTTATGTTTCTCGACTTAAACTCATCCACCTCCATTGCCGAAAGTCTCGGCGATAAAAAATACCATGAATTACTAAAAGATATCTTCATCGATATTACCAATCCTATTTTAGAAAACAGGGGAGAAATATACCAATATGTAGGCGACGAGGTGGTAATAGCCTGGCGTTATGATGAAGGATTAAGGAACAATAAATGCATCAATTGTTTTTTTGATATTAAAGCGCATCTGTTACTGCTCAGGAATAAATACCATGAAAAATATGGTTTATTGCCAGCTTTTAAAGCCGGTATTCACTGTGGCAAAGTGATAGCGGGAGAAGTTGGAATTATAAAGCGTGATATTACCTATTCGGGCGATGTGCTGAATACCACTTCAAGAATCCAGAATATGTGTAAGGAGTTTAACCAGGAAATGCTCGTATCCATCGCGCTGGCTGAAGAACTCCAGTTAACAGACCATTATACTACCCAGCTATTAGGTGCAATTAAACTCCGTGGAAAGGAAAAAGAAATGCAGTTAGTGGCTGTTCAGCCTGTTTAA
- a CDS encoding family 88 glycosyl hydrolase, whose product MFVFTHLIKPPGFKILFLATAVCTAVPAFAQYVEHKGNDVTAPLHLLKPAYVTPYGETKMADIKVSLDRVYNYLDKTTPFELIDKVSGKVISDLKKADSSSIFKPGDYRLTSYEWGVTYTGMLEAAAATGDRKFKDYTVERVNFLAAVVSAYQKYLKTNKGAVTPVRSVIDPHALDDAGSIAAAMIKAQRTGEVNADLRPVIDHYLNYIMTKEFRLKDGTLARNRPQPNTLWLDDLYMSLPAIAQMGVLTGEAKYFDEAVKQYRLFAERMFNPEKGLYMHGWVQDMDPHPQFHWGRANGWALMTKIELLDALPANHPDRPYLLKMLKAHVKGLAALQNGTGFWHQLLDRNDSYLETSATAIYSYCIARAVNKGWLDVKAYGPMALLAWNAVSTKINANGQVEGTCVGTGMGFDPAFYYYRPVNVFAAHSYGPVLLAGAETYRLLQQHPFVINDSSVQMYK is encoded by the coding sequence ATGTTTGTTTTTACCCATCTGATTAAACCTCCAGGATTTAAAATATTATTCCTTGCTACTGCCGTATGCACTGCTGTGCCTGCTTTTGCACAATATGTTGAACATAAAGGTAATGATGTTACCGCGCCGCTACATTTACTGAAACCGGCTTATGTTACACCTTATGGCGAGACAAAAATGGCAGATATTAAAGTATCGCTTGATCGGGTTTATAACTATCTGGATAAAACTACTCCTTTCGAACTGATCGATAAGGTTTCGGGAAAGGTGATTTCGGATTTAAAGAAAGCCGATTCCAGTTCGATATTTAAGCCTGGAGACTACCGTTTAACGAGTTACGAGTGGGGCGTTACCTATACGGGTATGTTAGAGGCTGCTGCCGCCACCGGAGATCGGAAATTTAAGGATTATACGGTTGAGCGCGTCAATTTTTTGGCAGCCGTTGTTTCCGCTTATCAAAAGTATTTAAAAACAAATAAAGGGGCTGTAACGCCCGTTCGTTCGGTAATAGATCCGCATGCATTGGACGATGCAGGTTCTATTGCGGCTGCAATGATCAAAGCGCAACGAACAGGTGAGGTAAATGCGGATCTCCGTCCGGTTATTGATCATTATTTAAATTATATCATGACCAAAGAGTTCCGTTTGAAAGACGGCACACTGGCCAGAAACAGGCCACAACCCAATACCTTATGGCTTGATGATCTCTACATGAGCCTGCCGGCTATTGCCCAGATGGGCGTGTTAACTGGTGAAGCTAAATATTTTGATGAGGCGGTGAAACAATACAGATTGTTTGCAGAACGGATGTTTAACCCCGAAAAAGGATTGTATATGCATGGCTGGGTTCAGGATATGGATCCTCATCCCCAGTTTCACTGGGGGAGGGCCAATGGCTGGGCACTTATGACCAAAATAGAATTGCTGGATGCTTTACCTGCAAACCATCCCGACAGACCTTACCTTTTGAAAATGTTAAAAGCACATGTAAAAGGTTTGGCGGCTTTACAGAATGGAACAGGCTTTTGGCATCAGCTTTTAGATCGTAACGATTCTTATTTGGAAACTTCAGCTACTGCTATTTATAGCTATTGCATTGCCCGTGCGGTAAACAAAGGCTGGCTTGATGTTAAGGCTTATGGCCCCATGGCACTGCTGGCCTGGAATGCGGTGAGTACTAAAATAAATGCAAATGGCCAGGTAGAAGGTACTTGTGTGGGCACGGGCATGGGCTTCGATCCAGCGTTTTATTATTACAGGCCTGTAAATGTTTTTGCTGCGCATAGTTATGGCCCGGTGCTTTTGGCAGGAGCAGAAACTTATCGTTTGCTACAGCAGCACCCTTTTGTCATCAACGATAGTTCAGTACAGATGTATAAATAA